One window from the genome of Leptospira johnsonii encodes:
- a CDS encoding DUF1292 domain-containing protein, which produces MLESYDQETESTEHEELGDELLHLLDEDGNPYSFIVGEVVELDEHQYFLLIPSSEEETDLINLDVGFLKGEESFGYFAVKIEADEFGEDRLVEVTDRRELQDLLYELNSDVV; this is translated from the coding sequence ATGTTGGAATCTTACGATCAGGAAACTGAATCCACAGAGCATGAGGAGCTAGGCGACGAACTTCTGCATTTATTGGATGAGGATGGAAATCCATATTCTTTTATCGTAGGAGAAGTGGTAGAGCTGGACGAGCACCAATATTTTTTACTCATCCCTTCCTCTGAAGAAGAAACAGATCTCATCAATCTGGATGTAGGATTTTTAAAGGGAGAAGAAAGTTTCGGATACTTTGCTGTGAAGATTGAGGCGGATGAATTCGGAGAAGATAGATTGGTAGAAGTTACCGACCGCAGAGAGTTGCAAGATTTACTGTACGAACTGAACTCAGACGTAGTCTAA
- a CDS encoding ATP-binding protein, whose product MHSSRVIFPIFILCLLLSWNCGRTDYDLGEIREGKLNAKTWDPNKTILSLGGEWELVPGKFLVSEPEPQLTQERVYAPIPQIWNELTKDGKHLFPNGKGFGTYSLHLQLPENCPELMLKVPDLGTSYSIYADGKLLETVGKVGKTPETSVPFLQTSIVLLPKDLKRLDFEISNFAHINGGLWFTPEIGIPSLILKKLHYSQAIDVASSAAVLVLAIYQIMAFLRTREEKSQLYFALFSIASVFRFFLTGNRLFNYIFPEVPWEISYRLEYLSTYVLCSGFLSYSATAFKQDFHPKTEKFSLIIMLFFAIPTLVLPAEYYARLLFLFQFTVIIGGAYTLLGCARAVIHARPGSRFFLAGISFIIIAGANDILASNYILNNHYILAPAIFLFIFFHSLGFSFSFSRVLRTSMEAEKGLQIANENLNELKTELENKVESRTIQLTAAKEKAEWEAKYRYDFLAIMSHEIRTPLNGLLGTSNLLSETTLTQEQKEYAEIIQASGENLLHLVNQLLDLSKIENHRFVLEILPFDPFAVLQRAARVVKARAEEKRILVDISYPEHHPGIFLGDEGRIQQVLLNLLSNAIKFTGSGGKVGLGVRFYGEDLFSRVLEFWVQDDGVGIAEDQAAILFEPFVQADSSVARKFGGSGLGLTISKKLVELMGGSIRITSAPGKGSKFSFLLPFPQEEPEKQDLEEEAAPPIVLPPLKILLVEDQEFSRRVAFDILTKLGMKVHSLGMGKDAIVQLDRETYEIILLDIDLPDISGLEVSKKIKETFAHPPYLVAWTAHALPGSQEFFESSGFDSYLKKPSLKRDWILFLERYMQSRPKPLD is encoded by the coding sequence ATGCATTCGAGTCGCGTAATTTTCCCGATTTTTATTCTCTGCCTTCTACTCTCCTGGAATTGCGGAAGGACAGATTATGATTTGGGAGAAATTCGCGAAGGTAAACTAAATGCAAAAACTTGGGATCCGAATAAAACCATTCTTTCTCTCGGCGGTGAATGGGAATTGGTTCCTGGAAAATTTTTGGTTTCCGAACCGGAGCCTCAGCTAACTCAAGAAAGGGTTTACGCGCCGATCCCTCAGATCTGGAACGAACTTACCAAAGACGGAAAACATTTATTTCCGAACGGAAAAGGTTTCGGTACCTACTCTCTGCATCTGCAACTTCCTGAAAATTGTCCTGAGTTGATGTTAAAAGTTCCTGACTTAGGAACATCTTACTCAATTTATGCGGACGGAAAACTTTTAGAAACAGTGGGCAAGGTGGGAAAAACTCCAGAAACCTCAGTCCCGTTCCTTCAGACTTCTATCGTCCTTCTTCCCAAGGATCTGAAAAGATTGGATTTTGAGATCTCCAACTTCGCTCATATCAACGGAGGCCTTTGGTTCACTCCGGAGATCGGGATACCTTCTCTTATATTAAAAAAATTGCATTATAGCCAGGCAATAGATGTGGCAAGTTCCGCGGCGGTCCTGGTTCTTGCAATCTATCAGATCATGGCTTTTCTCAGAACAAGAGAAGAAAAAAGCCAATTGTACTTTGCTTTATTCTCCATAGCTTCCGTATTCCGGTTTTTCTTAACAGGAAATAGGCTTTTTAATTATATATTTCCTGAGGTTCCTTGGGAGATCAGTTATAGGCTGGAATACCTGAGCACCTATGTTCTATGCTCCGGGTTTTTGTCCTATTCTGCCACCGCATTTAAGCAGGATTTTCATCCCAAAACGGAAAAGTTCTCTCTGATCATAATGTTATTCTTTGCGATTCCTACTCTGGTATTACCTGCGGAATATTATGCAAGATTACTCTTCCTTTTCCAATTTACCGTCATTATAGGCGGAGCTTACACTTTATTAGGATGCGCAAGAGCAGTGATCCATGCGAGACCTGGATCTAGGTTTTTCTTAGCGGGGATATCTTTTATAATCATCGCGGGCGCAAACGATATCCTGGCATCCAATTATATATTAAATAATCATTATATTCTTGCTCCTGCGATCTTTTTGTTCATATTCTTCCATAGTTTGGGATTTTCTTTTTCCTTTTCTCGTGTTTTAAGAACTTCTATGGAAGCGGAGAAGGGACTACAGATCGCAAACGAAAACCTGAACGAATTAAAAACGGAATTGGAAAACAAGGTTGAATCCAGAACCATCCAACTCACCGCCGCAAAAGAAAAAGCGGAATGGGAAGCTAAATACAGATACGATTTCCTGGCAATCATGAGCCATGAGATCCGCACTCCCTTAAACGGACTTTTGGGGACTTCTAATCTTCTTTCCGAAACTACTTTAACGCAAGAACAGAAAGAATACGCAGAAATTATACAGGCATCCGGAGAGAACCTTCTCCATTTAGTGAACCAATTATTAGATCTTTCTAAGATAGAAAACCATCGTTTCGTGTTGGAGATCTTACCATTCGACCCGTTTGCAGTTTTACAAAGAGCGGCCAGAGTAGTAAAAGCTAGGGCGGAAGAAAAAAGGATCTTAGTAGATATCTCTTATCCGGAACATCACCCAGGCATTTTCTTAGGCGACGAAGGAAGGATCCAACAAGTACTCTTAAATCTTTTAAGTAACGCGATCAAGTTCACCGGTTCCGGTGGAAAGGTAGGTCTTGGAGTTCGTTTCTATGGAGAAGATCTTTTCTCCCGTGTATTAGAATTTTGGGTGCAAGACGACGGGGTCGGGATCGCAGAAGATCAAGCAGCAATATTATTCGAACCTTTCGTGCAAGCGGACTCTTCCGTTGCTAGAAAATTCGGCGGAAGCGGATTAGGTCTGACTATCTCCAAAAAATTGGTAGAGCTTATGGGGGGAAGTATCCGGATCACAAGTGCTCCAGGCAAAGGATCCAAATTTTCGTTCTTGCTTCCCTTCCCCCAAGAAGAACCTGAAAAACAAGATTTGGAAGAAGAGGCTGCTCCGCCTATCGTTCTGCCCCCACTCAAAATTTTACTCGTGGAAGACCAGGAATTTTCCAGAAGAGTTGCGTTCGATATTCTCACTAAATTAGGAATGAAGGTGCACTCTTTAGGAATGGGAAAAGACGCGATCGTTCAATTAGACAGAGAGACTTACGAGATCATACTTTTAGACATAGATCTTCCGGATATAAGCGGTTTAGAAGTTTCCAAAAAGATCAAAGAAACCTTTGCTCATCCGCCATATCTTGTTGCCTGGACGGCTCATGCACTGCCAGGCTCTCAAGAATTTTTCGAAAGTTCAGGATTCGATTCTTATCTCAAAAAACCTTCTCTCAAAAGGGATTGGATCTTATTCTTAGAAAGATATATGCAGAGTAGACCTAAACCTTTGGATTAG
- a CDS encoding HNH endonuclease, which yields MNGPGEYSEEPLLWVSESEIKKQRQIAKELRKTPWWRKKKADGICHYCGKKFPPDELTMDHLIPLAKGGKSIKANLVPACKDCNNSKKNKLPFEEF from the coding sequence ATGAACGGTCCAGGAGAATATTCGGAAGAGCCGCTTCTTTGGGTAAGCGAATCCGAGATCAAAAAACAAAGACAGATCGCAAAAGAGTTACGCAAAACTCCTTGGTGGAGAAAAAAGAAAGCGGATGGGATCTGTCATTACTGCGGTAAAAAATTTCCGCCGGACGAACTTACCATGGATCATTTGATCCCTCTGGCAAAAGGTGGAAAGTCTATCAAAGCAAATTTGGTCCCAGCATGTAAGGACTGCAATAATTCTAAGAAGAATAAACTTCCTTTCGAAGAGTTTTGA
- a CDS encoding type I phosphomannose isomerase catalytic subunit has translation MQKVFKFEPIYKEKVWGGRKLETVLGRSIPSGDIGESWEISDYGSDLSKITNGECSGKTFREVYKSDYESVLGKPFKGQSFPLLIKLIDAKEKLSVQVHPDDSYAEKFDPESAGKKEAWTVLQADKGSKLVCGFSKQTNKEEFSEYVKTNRVEEILNEVEVKELDSFLLNPGRIHAIGGGILLMEVQQSSDSTYRVYDYGRPRELHLKKALDVLDFSSADPNDKLSPKQIGSFEFSRSVLTANDKFRMEILEIDSNKKFTLPSFSSEPVFHVLMVLSGECRLEDLDLKTGDTVLVTAYGIKEGVHCESKSSFLRLAWSGPGSDWIQYS, from the coding sequence ATGCAGAAGGTTTTCAAATTCGAGCCCATCTATAAGGAAAAAGTCTGGGGCGGTAGGAAATTAGAAACCGTTTTGGGGCGCTCCATCCCTTCGGGAGATATCGGAGAGTCCTGGGAGATTTCGGATTACGGCTCCGATCTTTCTAAAATTACGAACGGAGAATGTTCCGGAAAAACTTTCAGAGAAGTATATAAATCGGATTACGAGTCAGTGCTCGGAAAACCTTTTAAAGGACAGAGTTTTCCTTTATTGATCAAACTGATAGATGCTAAGGAAAAATTATCCGTCCAAGTTCATCCTGACGACTCGTACGCGGAGAAGTTTGATCCGGAAAGCGCAGGTAAAAAAGAAGCTTGGACTGTTTTACAGGCGGACAAGGGTTCCAAACTGGTTTGCGGATTTTCAAAACAAACCAATAAAGAAGAATTTTCAGAATACGTAAAAACAAACCGAGTAGAAGAAATTCTAAATGAAGTAGAAGTAAAAGAACTGGATTCTTTTCTTCTGAATCCAGGTAGGATACATGCCATCGGTGGCGGTATCCTTCTGATGGAAGTCCAACAGTCATCCGATTCCACTTACAGAGTATACGATTACGGAAGACCTAGAGAGTTACATCTCAAAAAGGCATTGGACGTTTTGGATTTTTCTTCCGCAGATCCTAATGACAAACTGAGTCCTAAACAAATTGGATCCTTTGAATTCAGTCGTTCCGTTCTAACTGCAAACGATAAGTTCCGGATGGAAATTCTGGAAATCGATTCTAATAAGAAGTTTACACTTCCTTCTTTTTCTTCAGAGCCTGTGTTCCATGTTTTGATGGTCCTAAGTGGAGAATGTAGATTAGAGGATTTGGATCTAAAAACGGGAGATACAGTTTTAGTCACTGCTTATGGGATCAAAGAAGGAGTCCATTGCGAGTCTAAATCTTCTTTTTTACGTTTGGCCTGGTCCGGTCCAGGTTCGGATTGGATCCAGTACTCTTAG
- a CDS encoding J domain-containing protein — MSSAWTDHYRVLGLNYGASPESIKHRYRELAKIFHPDNRLTGSEPVFLKVLESYQILSKPEERSRFDQEFKVRKKREHAENGIYLIPPSRILFATQAVEFARRGLLRAGMRSRDRKKYTGIYHDIRICLKPEELLGRIFAAIPLVVRSICPECRGSDLNCASCGGKGSYKSYRYLKWSPEPGSLVPGRIYTLDLSGFRPDVFTHFKKRILKVKIELFQGQKK, encoded by the coding sequence ATGAGTTCAGCCTGGACAGATCATTATAGGGTCCTGGGCTTGAACTACGGTGCCAGCCCAGAATCTATCAAACATAGATACAGAGAACTTGCCAAAATTTTCCATCCGGACAATAGGCTTACCGGTTCTGAGCCTGTGTTTTTAAAAGTTTTGGAATCTTATCAGATACTTTCCAAGCCGGAAGAACGTTCTCGGTTCGACCAAGAATTCAAGGTCAGAAAGAAACGAGAACATGCAGAAAATGGAATATATCTGATCCCGCCTTCCAGGATCTTATTCGCTACTCAAGCGGTTGAATTTGCTAGAAGGGGCCTTCTCCGCGCCGGAATGAGAAGCAGAGATCGCAAGAAATATACCGGCATCTATCACGATATTCGGATCTGTCTCAAACCCGAAGAGTTATTGGGTAGAATATTTGCAGCCATTCCCTTGGTGGTCAGATCTATTTGCCCTGAATGTAGAGGTTCCGATCTGAACTGCGCTTCCTGCGGAGGAAAGGGGAGTTATAAAAGTTACAGATATCTAAAATGGAGCCCCGAGCCGGGCAGTTTGGTCCCGGGAAGGATCTATACCTTGGATCTATCCGGGTTTCGTCCCGACGTATTTACTCATTTCAAAAAGCGGATCTTAAAAGTTAAAATTGAACTCTTCCAGGGTCAAAAAAAATAG